The genomic region CCCCCGGCCCCGAAACCAGCGGCACGGCCTTTAACACCTTTGCCTACCTGTGGGGCATCAACAACGGTCTGCTGGACCGCAAGGAGTACCTGCCCACAGCTATGAAGGGCTGGCAGTACCTCACCTCCACCGCCCTCCAACCCGACGGCACCATCGGCTACGTGCAGCCCATCGGCGAGAAAGCCATTCCTGGTCAGGTAGTCGACAAAAACTCCACATCTAATTTCGGGGTAGGGGCTTTCCTACTTGCCGCTAGCGAGATGTATCATCATGTAGATAAACGGTAGCTTGGGTAGTAGTGTAAAGGCATAGATTGCGCGGCGAAAGCGTGCACGGCGCGAACGGTGCGCCTCACCCCCGGCCCCCTCTCCGAAAGTGGAGAGGGGGAGCCTTTGCCGGAGCCCATAGCTGATGGCGGTTAGCTTCCTTCATCAAAAGCTGCTAGCCAACAGCCGGTGACTAAGAACCTACTCGTCCGGCACCCCCTCTCCATTTTCGGAGAGGGGCCGGGGGGGAGGCGCCCACCAGAACGACCCTCATAAACACCTACTCAATGCCTTCCTATATCACGCACTTCCTACCTTTCCTCGGCTTGCTCAGCCTAACCACTGCCGCCCAGGCCGCCAAACCTATCCGTGTAGCCAGCCCCGACGGCGCCGTGCAAGTGACTGTAGACGTGACCGGCCAGGGCCAGCCTACCTACGCCGTGCGCTACCGCAGTGCCGAGGTGCTGCGGCCGTCGCGCCTGGGCTTGCAGCTCGCCGGCACCGACCTGAGCCAGGGCCTGAAGCTGAAGAAAGCGGACAAGGTAGAAGCCGTGACCGACGACTACCAGCTGGCCACCGACAAGCGCGCCAATTGCCGCTACCGGGCCAACCGGCGCGTGGTGCACTTCGCGGGTAAGGCCGGCGCCCCACAGCTGAGCGTGGTGTTTCAGGTGTCCAACGACGGGGTAGCGTTTCAATATGTGGTAGAAGGCACCAGCCAGGAGGTGCAGCGCATCACTGCCGAAAACACCACCTTTCACCTGCCCGCCAGCGCCAAGGGGTGGCTGCACCCGCACGCCAAAGCCCAAACCGGCTGGGCCAAAACGCAGCCTTCCTACGAGGAAAACTACCAGCGCGGCATAGCGGCCGGCACGCCCTCTACTATTGGAGAAGGCTGGTCGTTTCCGGCTTTGTTTGAAGCCAACGGGCATTGGGTACTGCTCACGGAGGCTGGTATGGGGCGCACTTACTGCGGCTCCCACCTGGCGCACGCCTCCCCCGACGCCGAGTACAGCATTGCCTTCGCGCAGCCCCAGGAGCGCACCACCCCCGAAGCCCCCGTACTGCCCGAAGGTCGCCTACCCTGGCGCACACCCTGGCGCGTGCTGGTGGTCGGCAACTCGCTGGCGCCCATTGTAGAATCTACTTTGACAACGGACGTGAGCGCACCCGCCCAAACGGCCGTGGTGCCGGAAGTAGCCGGCAAATCGTCGTGGTCGTGGGTGCTGCTGGGCGACGGCAAAACCACCTACGATGTGCAGCGCCGCTTCATCGACTACGCCGCCGACATGGAATGGCGCTACTGCCTGGTAGATGCCCTGTGGGACACGCAGATAGGCTACGACAAAACGCAGGAATTGGCCCAATATGCCCGCTCCAAAAACGTGGGGCTGCTGGTGTGGTACAACTCCAACGGCCACTGGAACGAAGCTCCCCAAACGCCGAAAAATGTGCTCTTCGAGGCCGAAAGCCGACGCAAGGAGTTTGCCCGCATCAAGCAAATGGGTATAGCCGGGCTGAAAATTGACTTCTTCGGCGGGGATGGGCAGTCGTTTATGAACTACTACCAGGACCTGCTGGAAGACGCCGCGAAGGCCGGGCTGCTCGTGAACTTTCACGGCACTACCATCCCGCGGGGCTGGAACCGCACCTACCCAAACCTGATGACCATGGAAGCCGTGAAGGGCTTCGAGTTCCTGACCTTCGACCAAAACAATACTGACCAGGAGCCTACCCACTGCGCTACGCTCCTCTTCACCCGCAACGCCGTGGGCCCAATGGACTTCACGCCCATGGCGTTTTCGGAAATCAACGGCAAGCAGCGCCGCACCTCCAACGCGTTTGAGCTGGCCTTGTCGGTGCTGTTTCAGTCGGGCATTCAGCACTACGCTGAGGTGCCCGAGGGCATGGCCGCGCAGCCTGCCTACGTGCGCGAGTTTGTGAAAAAGCTACCCCCGCGCTGGGCCGATGTGCGCTTTGTGGAGGGATACCCTGGCCAGTACGCCGTGCTGGCCCGCCAGGCCCCCGATGGCCGCTGGTACCTGGCCGGCATCAACGCCACCGATGCGCCCAAAACTATTCAGGTTGACCTAGGCAAGCTAGGCCTGAAAAGTGGCACGCTCATCACCGACGGTGCTACCAACCGCAGCTTCAGCACGCAGCCCGTGGCTGGCAACGCGGTGAGCGTGACGCTGCCGGCGCGTGGGGGCTTTGTGGTGCAACCGGAGTAGGAGAGGGTAGGGAAGTGCTTCAGCTGCAGCGCAAAGCTATTTGTGTAGGGCGAGGTAAGCGAATGGCTGTCATACTGCCCCCGACGAATATCACCCCGCCATTCTCCCGAAATGTCCCCGGTTGCTTCGCAGGTAGTGGCGTAGGTTTGCCTAACGGTGCCAACCACACCGTTATCTACTGCTTTACCTTTCCTGTATATGCGTAACCTTCATTTTTTACTGGCCGCCCTGCTCCTAACAAGCAGGGCAGCTACAGCCCAGCCTACCCCCAACGAGTGGGAAAATCCGCAAGTACTGGACGAGCATAAAGAAAAGGGACGCGCCAGCTTTGTGCTCTATGAGAAGGCTGCCGATGTGGCCGCCGATGACTACAGCCGCTCGCCCTACTATCAGTCGCTAAACGGCAACTGGAAATTCAACTTTGCGCTTCGGCCAGCCGAGCGCCCCACCAACTTTGCCCAGGCCAACTTCGACGATGCCGCCTGGAAAACTATTCCCGTACCCTCCAACTGGGAAATGCAGGGCTACGGAATTCCCATCTACACCAATATCGTATACCCGTTTCCCAAGAATCCGCCCTTCATTGATGGCCGCGACAACCCCGTAGGTACCTACCGGCGCACCTTTACGGTGCCAGCGGGCTGGGCTGGGCGTGAGGTGTTGTTGCGGTTCGGCTCTATTTCGGGCTACGCCATGGTGTTTGTGAACGGGCAGCGCGTGGGCATGAGCAAGGTAGCGAAGTCACCGGCCGAGTTCGATATTACCCCCTACCTGAAAGCGGGAGAAAACCAACTTGCTGTACAAGTACTGCGCTGGCACGATGGTAGTTACCTCGAAGATCAGGACATGTGGCGCCTTTCCGGCATCGACCGGGATGTGGCCTTGCTCAGCCTACCGAAGCGGAGCATATGGGACTTCTTTGCGCATGCCGACCTCGATCCAAGTTACAAAAACGGGCAGTTCTCGGCCGATGTGACGTTGCGTAGTTTTGCCGGCGCGCAGGCCACGCCAGCCCGTGTGCGGGTAGAGCTGCTGGATGCTACGGGCAAAACGGTGCTGCGCCAAGAGCAACCCGTAGCGCCCGATGCACAAACCGTAACGTTGCGTGGCACCGTGCCCAATGTGCGCCGCTGGAGCGCAGAGCAGCCTACCCTCTACCAGTGCCGCATTGCGTTGGAAGACGCACAGGGCAAGGTGCTGGCCCTCACCGGCTGCAAGCTGGGTTTCCGCAAAGTGGAAATCAAAGATGCGCAGCTGATGGTGAACGGTGTGCCAATAGAAGTGCATGGCGTGAACCGCCACGAGTTTGATCAAACCACGGGTAGGGCCGTGAGTGAAGCTGTGATGCGCCAGGACGTGCAGCTGATGAAGCAGCACAACATTAACGCCGTGCGTACCAGCCACTACCCCAACGATGAGCGGTGGTATAAG from Hymenobacter aerilatus harbors:
- a CDS encoding glycoside hydrolase family 97 protein, translated to MPSYITHFLPFLGLLSLTTAAQAAKPIRVASPDGAVQVTVDVTGQGQPTYAVRYRSAEVLRPSRLGLQLAGTDLSQGLKLKKADKVEAVTDDYQLATDKRANCRYRANRRVVHFAGKAGAPQLSVVFQVSNDGVAFQYVVEGTSQEVQRITAENTTFHLPASAKGWLHPHAKAQTGWAKTQPSYEENYQRGIAAGTPSTIGEGWSFPALFEANGHWVLLTEAGMGRTYCGSHLAHASPDAEYSIAFAQPQERTTPEAPVLPEGRLPWRTPWRVLVVGNSLAPIVESTLTTDVSAPAQTAVVPEVAGKSSWSWVLLGDGKTTYDVQRRFIDYAADMEWRYCLVDALWDTQIGYDKTQELAQYARSKNVGLLVWYNSNGHWNEAPQTPKNVLFEAESRRKEFARIKQMGIAGLKIDFFGGDGQSFMNYYQDLLEDAAKAGLLVNFHGTTIPRGWNRTYPNLMTMEAVKGFEFLTFDQNNTDQEPTHCATLLFTRNAVGPMDFTPMAFSEINGKQRRTSNAFELALSVLFQSGIQHYAEVPEGMAAQPAYVREFVKKLPPRWADVRFVEGYPGQYAVLARQAPDGRWYLAGINATDAPKTIQVDLGKLGLKSGTLITDGATNRSFSTQPVAGNAVSVTLPARGGFVVQPE